GGTGCTCTCCGCGGCCAGTGCGAGGGGCAAATATGGGTCGTGGGTGGTCTGGCTCGACCAGAGGGCGTCCAGACCCAGCGCCTCTGCGGCGCGCGCCACCCGGGGGACGTCCCGCAGGGGCATGGAGTCAAGGGCAAATCGGGCGTCGATTTTCATAGGCAGTCCTCTTTCGTCAGGGGGAGAAGCCCCGACAGGCCGCGGCGCAGGGTCGTCCAAAGCACGGCAACCCAAAGCGGGCGGGCGGCTCCACCATCTACCTTCTACGCCGTGGGCGCAGGCGCCTCTTTGCGCGGCTGCGCCCCGTTTTTGAAGCGATAGGTGGACATCTTGACGAGACGTTGGTATGAGCCGAACCGCTCTTCCGGCGCGTCCACGGCGTCCAGGACGTCGGCAGGCTCGTCTTTGCCGTTGAACGTGCGGAGCAGCTTGTACGTCGTGGAGCGCTCGGCGGGCACGCGGCCCGCGTCGCGGATGACCCGCCGGAACTCGCCGGGCTTGACCAGTTGCCCGTAGCTGGCGCCCGCCGACGTGCTGATGCTCTCGTTGATGAGCGTCCCGCCGAAGTCGTTGGCGCCCGCGTTCAGGCAGGCCTGGGAGAGCTTCAGTCCCTCCTTGACCCAGGAGACCTGCAGGTTTTTGATGTGGTTGTTCAGCATCAGGCGGGACACGGCGTACATGGCGATGACCTCGTCGCCGGTGGCGCCCGGCTGGACGCCCTGCACCAGGCGCTTGCTGTACATGGGCGCTTCCGTGTGAATTAGGCTCAGCGGCACGAACTCGGTGAAGCCCCCGGTCTGGCGCTGGATGCGCCGTAGCAGGTCAATATGCCGCGCCCTGTGTTCGACCGTCTCCACGTGGCCGTACATGATGGTGGCGGTGGTGGGGATGCCCAGGTCGTGGGCGGTGGTGATCACCTCTATCCATTGCTTGACGGTGATGCGGCCCGGCGAGATGCGCTTGCGTATCTCTTCGTCCAGAATCTCCGCCGACGTCCCCGGCAGGCTGCCGACCCCCGCGTTCTTCAGCCGCTGGAGGTACTCTCGGATGGTGCATCGGGAGCGGATGGAGCCGTACAACACCTCTTCCGGCGAGAAGCCGTGGATGTGGATGGCGGGAATATCTCTCTTGATGGCTTCGCAGATCTCCACGTAGAGGTTGCCGTCCATGCCGGGAGGCAGCCCCGCCTGGATGCAGACTTCCGTGGCGCCCAGGTCCCACGCCTCCTTCGCGCGGCGGACCACCTCCTCGATGGGCAGCAGATAGCCCTCCTCGTCCCGGTGGCCGCGGCTGAAGGCGCAGAAGCCGCATCGCTTGATGCAGACGTTGGTGAAGTTGATGTTGCGGTTGACGACGTAGGTGACGGTGTCGC
This window of the Dehalococcoidia bacterium genome carries:
- the cofH gene encoding 5-amino-6-(D-ribitylamino)uracil--L-tyrosine 4-hydroxyphenyl transferase CofH — encoded protein: MATAAEREDVHGVDQLLGDIDPQVGGILDKALAGGEVTADEGARLFHARGLDLMATTLAADELRRRTVGDTVTYVVNRNINFTNVCIKRCGFCAFSRGHRDEEGYLLPIEEVVRRAKEAWDLGATEVCIQAGLPPGMDGNLYVEICEAIKRDIPAIHIHGFSPEEVLYGSIRSRCTIREYLQRLKNAGVGSLPGTSAEILDEEIRKRISPGRITVKQWIEVITTAHDLGIPTTATIMYGHVETVEHRARHIDLLRRIQRQTGGFTEFVPLSLIHTEAPMYSKRLVQGVQPGATGDEVIAMYAVSRLMLNNHIKNLQVSWVKEGLKLSQACLNAGANDFGGTLINESISTSAGASYGQLVKPGEFRRVIRDAGRVPAERSTTYKLLRTFNGKDEPADVLDAVDAPEERFGSYQRLVKMSTYRFKNGAQPRKEAPAPTA